From a region of the Syngnathoides biaculeatus isolate LvHL_M chromosome 2, ASM1980259v1, whole genome shotgun sequence genome:
- the LOC133496113 gene encoding YTH domain-containing family protein 1-like, whose protein sequence is MSTTSIDPQRSKGQASKVQNGSLHQKETVHDNDFEPYLTGQSTQNNSYQSITDPYLSSYYAPSIGFPYPLSEAPWSTGGDPPIPYLTPYGPLSNGDHHFMPDTIFGQPGGLGSSIYPHRFNFFPENPAFSAWGTSGSQGQQTQSSAYGGSYSYPPSSLGGTLVPDGQTGFHSDTLNKAPGMNSLEQGMVGLKIGGDVTAQASAVKAVGSVIGGAGVAASGNGATPIGMPLPKPASWAAIASKPAKPQQLKAKVKPGLANPGPALPPPPIKHNMNIGTWEKGPGNKVATTVLQQQQAPPLGLPHAMPHQAPMQPPPPQSLVQPQMPPMSLQHQPPHLQHHAPPPQPYQNHTQPQQAPTRWVAPRNRSQAYGQGGPSHDASGMMGMLGSANCGSQTCATQGPGSESHPVLEKLRASHSYNPKDFEWNLKNGRVFIIKSYSEDDIHRSIKYSIWCSTEHGNKRLDSAFRAMNGKGPVYLLFSVNGSGHFCGVAEMRSPVDYGTSAGVWAQDKWKGKFDVDWLFVKDVPNSQLRHIRLENNDNKPVTNSRDTQEVPLEKAKQVLKIIATYKHTTSIFDDFSHYEKRQEEEEEVRKTFEPAQIQSRSRLDQERQNRK, encoded by the exons ATGTCTACCACAAGCATTGACCCTCAG CGATCAAAGGGACAAGCATCTAAAG TGCAAAATGGTTCATTGCATCAGAAGGAGACAGTCCATGACAATGACTTTGAGCCGTACCTCACTGGTCAATCAACTCag AACAACAGCTACCAGTCCATCACCGACCCTTACCTGTCCAGTTACTACGCACCCTCCATCGGCTTTCCATACCCCCTGAGCGAGGCTCCTTGGTCTACAGGTGGCGACCCTCCAATTCCATACCTCACGCCCTACGGACCTTTGAGCAATGGAGACCATCATTTTATGCCCGACACTATTTTCGGGCAGCCGGGTGGCCTTGGGAGCAGCATTTACCCCCAcaggtttaattttttccccGAAAACCCCGCTTTTTCTGCTTGGGGGACAAGTGGATCCCAGGGCCAGCAGACTCAAAGTTCAGCCTATGGTGGCAGCTACAGCTACCCGCCCAGCTCTCTCGGAGGCACTCTTGTGCCTGATGGTCAGACAGGTTTTCACAGCGACACGCTCAACAAAGCCCCCGGTATGAACAGCCTGGAGCAGGGCATGGTGGGTTTGAAGATTGGGGGTGATGTCACCGCCCAGGCTTCCGCGGTCAAGGCCGTGGGCTCGGTGATTGGCGGAGCCGGCGTGGCGGCCTCAGGGAACGGGGCTACGCCCATCGGAATGCCACTGCCCAAACCCGCCTCTTGGGCAGCTATTGCCAGCAAGCCTGCCAAGCCACAGCAGTTGAAAGCTAAGGTAAAGCCGGGACTGGCCAACCCAGGGCCAGCTTTGCCCCCGCCTCCCATCAAACACAACATGAACATTGGCACCTGGGAAAAGGGACCTGGGAACAAAGTGGCCACGACGgtgctgcagcagcagcaggcgcCACCTCTTGGTCTGCCTCATGCCATGCCCCACCAAGCCCCGATgcagcctcctcctcctcagtctCTGGTGCAGCCTCAGATGCCGCCCATGTCCTTGCAGCACCAACCGCCCCATCTACAGCACCATGCACCACCCCCTCAGCCCTACCAAAACCACACCCAACCCCAGCAAGCCCCAACCCGGTGGGTGGCCCCACGTAACCGCAGCCAAGCCTACGGGCAGGGAGGCCCCAGCCATGATGCTAGCGGGATGATGGGCATGCTCGGTAGTGCGAACTGCGGGTCCCAAACCTGTGCCACCCAGGGACCTGGTAGCGAGTCCCACCCGGTGCTGGAGAAGCTTCGTGCCTCCCACAGTTATAACCCCAAGGACTTTGAATGGAACCTGAAGAATGGACGCGTTTTCATCATTAAGAGCTACTCTGAGGACGACATCCATCGCTCCATCAAGTACTCCATCTGGTGCAGCACGGAGCACGGCAACAAGCGACTGGATTCGGCCTTCCGGGCCATGAACGGCAAAGGCCCCGTGTATCTGCTCTTCAGCGTCAACGGCAGCGGCCATTTTTGCGGCGTGGCAGAGATGCGTTCGCCGGTGGACTACGGCACCAGCGCCGGCGTTTGGGCGCAGGACAAGTGGAAGGGCAAGTTTGATGTAGACTGGTTGTTTGTTAAGGACGTGCCTAATAGCCAGCTACGTCACATCCGCCTGGAGAACAACGACAACAAGCCAGTGACCAACTCCCGCGACACCCAGGAGGTTCCTCTGGAGAAGGCCAAGCAGGTGCTCAAGATCATCGCCACTTACAAACACACCACGTCCATCTTTGATGACTTCTCTCACTACGAGAAGagacaggaagaggaggaggaggtgcgtAAG ACTTTTGAACCTGCTCAGATACAGAGCCGCTCTCGCCTGGATCAG GAGCGCCAAAACAGGAAATAA
- the birc7 gene encoding baculoviral IAP repeat-containing protein 7, which yields MWSTAIPSRSTMTDDRSTMLYILEEPQMRREGERLQTFQSWPTDSPVTCGDLAKAGFFFLGPGDKVQCFCCGGVLRCWEQGDSPSAEHKRHFPTCSFILGRAVGNVPLLGGSADSVDGQLLSQLQRMTMDDQGTAGQAVYPEMESEGSRLTTFHNWPTEASVQPDVLARAGFFYTGHGDNVKCFYCDGGLRNWEPGDDPWQEHAKWFPRCEFLIQSRGQEYISNIQHAHFHLGESVGGSQTSTGREIGSRNDVVGGLAASSVMLSPVVHTVLQMGFEPTLVESLVQTKYLLTGQHYLHVSSLVSDVLQAEEEDRQRRPRSREPDRRQGPDAGNMRMITPLREKAKEPGPEELLRQLQEERTCKVCMDKLVSIVFIPCGHLVVCGDCAASLRHCPICRAIIRGSVRAFMS from the exons ATGTGGAGCACAGCAATACCCTCACGCTCCACAATGACAGATGACAGAAGTACTATGCTATACATTCTTGAGGAGCCTCAGATGCGCAGAGAAGGAGAGAGGCTTCAGACATTTCAGAGCTGGCCAACAGACTCTCCCGTCACATGCGGGGACTTGGCCAAGGCGGGATTCTTCTTTTTAGGTCCGGGAGATAAAGTCCAGTGTTTCTGCTGTGGCGGCGTTTTAAGATGTTGGGAACAAGGAGACAGCCCGTCCGCCGAGCACAAGCGGCACTTCCCCACTTGCAGCTTCATACTGGGCCGAGCCGTGGGAAACGTTCCGCTGCTGGGGGGGTCAGCGGACTCCGTGGACGGACAACTGTTGAGCCAACTCCAGAGGATGACGATGGACGACCAGGGGACGGCGGGGCAGGCCGTCTACCCTGAGATGGAGTCGGAGGGTTCCCGGCTCACGACCTTCCACAACTGGCCCACGGAGGCCTCAGTCCAGCCAGATGTTCTTGCTAGAGCTGGATTTTTCTACACAG GTCACGGTGACAATGTCAAGTGCTTCTACTGCGACGGAGGTCTCAGGAACTGGGAGCCAGGAGATGACCCCTGGCAGGAGCATGCTAAGTGGTTCCCGCG TTGTGAATTTTTAATCCAGTCAAGAGGACAGGAATACATCAGCAACATCCAGCATGCTCATTTCCATCTGGGTGAGAGTGTG GGTGGCTCACAGACATCCACTGGCAGAGAAATTGGCTCCAGAAATG ACGTTGTCGGTGGCTTGGCAGCGTCGTCGGTCATGCTCTCTCCAGTGGTGCACACGGTGCTCCAGATGGGCTTTGAACCCACGCTGGTAGAGAGTCTGGTCCAGACCAAGTACCTTTTGACAGGCCAGCACTACTTGCATGTGTCGAGCCTGGTCAGTGATGTGTTACAAGCTGAGgaggaggacaggcagaggagGCCACGGAGCAGAG AGCCTGACAGGAGGCAAGGCCCCGACGCTGGGAACATGAGGATGATAACGCCGCTGAGAGAGAAAG CGAAGGAGCCCGGTCCCGAAGAGCTTTTGAGGCAGCTGCAGGAGGAGAGGACCTGCAAGGTGTGCATGGACAAGCTGGTGTCCATCGTGTTCATCCCCTGCGGTCATCTGGTGGTGTGTGGCGACTGTGCTGCCAGCCTGCGTCACTGCCCCATCTGCAGGGCCATCATCAGAGGAAGTGTCCGCGCCTTCATGTCCTGA